From a region of the Salinispira pacifica genome:
- a CDS encoding carbohydrate ABC transporter permease, protein MKSYERYGYWFILPFFIAFAIFWVYPVINTLLTSLTNEDFTMAEKSFIGLKNYVDELTRPAFWRALANTFIIWIPNIIAQLSIALFLAVVMTDKRMKIRGVGVFRAVFFFPNLVTIASVAILAYAILDWQRGTLNQILFGTGPEAVEQYIFWLNDPVASRSVVSIVQTWMWFGYTMILFMAGIQTVPQSLFEAAIVDGANKWTTFRRITLPLLTPVMVYVVITSFIGGLNMFDFPWVLSQGRGGAEQSLTTAVVYMYQRAFQWYQLGTGSAISYILFVMAAVFSVFYLKFTKSRNEG, encoded by the coding sequence GTGAAATCATACGAACGCTATGGGTACTGGTTTATACTGCCCTTTTTTATTGCTTTTGCAATTTTCTGGGTGTATCCGGTAATTAACACCTTACTGACCAGCCTGACGAATGAAGACTTCACGATGGCTGAAAAAAGTTTCATCGGGCTGAAGAATTATGTAGATGAACTTACCAGACCTGCATTCTGGCGGGCATTGGCGAATACCTTTATTATCTGGATTCCCAATATCATTGCTCAGCTCAGCATCGCATTGTTTCTGGCCGTGGTTATGACTGATAAACGGATGAAAATCCGCGGTGTGGGGGTGTTTCGGGCGGTGTTTTTCTTCCCCAACCTGGTAACCATCGCATCTGTGGCAATCCTTGCGTATGCCATCCTTGACTGGCAGCGGGGGACGCTGAACCAGATTCTGTTTGGAACCGGACCCGAGGCAGTGGAGCAATATATCTTCTGGCTGAATGATCCGGTGGCCAGCAGAAGCGTGGTCTCCATTGTTCAGACCTGGATGTGGTTCGGCTACACGATGATTCTATTCATGGCCGGCATACAGACCGTACCCCAGAGTCTTTTTGAGGCCGCCATTGTGGACGGGGCCAACAAATGGACAACCTTCAGGCGCATAACCCTGCCCCTGCTGACCCCCGTAATGGTCTATGTGGTGATCACCTCATTCATCGGGGGGCTGAATATGTTTGACTTCCCGTGGGTGCTCTCCCAGGGCAGGGGAGGTGCCGAACAGTCCCTGACCACCGCAGTTGTGTATATGTATCAGAGAGCGTTCCAGTGGTATCAGCTGGGTACCGGATCGGCAATCTCCTACATTCTGTTTGTGATGGCGGCGGTTTTCTCCGTCTTCTACCTGAAATTTACAAAATCTCGAAATGAGGGATAA
- a CDS encoding carbohydrate ABC transporter permease: protein MISVLRTVIGTVTHVFFTGMTAYAFSKKHLPFRGFFLAVGTFTMFFNGGLIPTFLLFKELHLLDNFLVYILPTMFNFFHLIIFMSFFRELPESIEESALMDGANEFMIFVRIILPLSTAVIATIALFHGVWHWNDYFFGVIFINSESLQPISSYLYRVIAETSSNQMLANMPEGMRSQSVTSQSIKLATMIVATLPIVVTYPFLQKYFVKGLLIGSVKG from the coding sequence GTGATTTCTGTTCTCCGGACAGTGATCGGGACGGTTACCCATGTGTTTTTCACCGGAATGACGGCGTACGCCTTTTCCAAGAAACATCTGCCGTTCCGGGGATTTTTTCTGGCCGTGGGAACCTTCACCATGTTTTTCAACGGGGGGCTTATCCCCACCTTCCTGTTGTTTAAGGAGCTTCATCTTCTGGATAATTTCCTGGTCTACATTCTTCCGACCATGTTTAATTTTTTCCATCTGATCATTTTTATGTCGTTTTTCCGGGAACTGCCCGAAAGCATCGAAGAGTCGGCTCTTATGGACGGTGCAAATGAATTCATGATTTTCGTCAGAATTATTTTGCCCCTTTCAACTGCGGTAATCGCAACCATTGCTCTGTTTCACGGGGTCTGGCACTGGAATGATTATTTTTTCGGAGTGATTTTCATTAACAGCGAATCTCTTCAGCCCATTTCCTCCTACCTCTATCGGGTAATTGCTGAAACCAGCTCCAATCAGATGCTGGCGAATATGCCCGAGGGCATGCGTTCCCAGTCGGTGACATCACAATCAATCAAACTGGCCACCATGATCGTGGCCACACTGCCAATTGTCGTTACATATCCGTTCCTGCAGAAATACTTTGTAAAAGGTCTGCTGATCGGATCAGTAAAAGGTTAA
- a CDS encoding GntR family transcriptional regulator has product MEDQSKQLPKYIQVKKRLLSYIQEEQLQPGDLIPSENKLVKLFHVSRNTVRQAIDELVNLNVLATRQGKGTYFKGFKNSGKVRSGLIGVINHTVLDGIYPAIIHGIEDVLHSREYTMVLSNSAHNTDREVASLKRMIEISIDGLIIEPTFSALMQPSDTTSLLLQSLDVPVIFTHFSAPFFSNSSIEVDEFQSGYLSAQYLIQKGHKDIAIIIKTDTLSLCHRLEGFLKALSDHNMQERPEFIKTFVEKDEKEIPGAHFSEELLALGKGRPTAIFYYNDEVALQGFRYLKSRNISIPDEMSILGFDNIDDIKGLTPGLTTFEHPKYSLGRWAAEMLFEELDSEAPSSSVM; this is encoded by the coding sequence ATGGAAGATCAATCAAAACAGCTGCCGAAATACATACAGGTGAAAAAACGGCTGTTAAGCTATATTCAGGAAGAACAGCTGCAGCCCGGAGATCTCATTCCTTCGGAAAATAAACTGGTGAAATTATTTCATGTGAGCCGCAATACCGTACGACAGGCTATTGACGAGCTGGTAAATTTGAATGTTCTGGCAACCCGTCAGGGAAAGGGCACATACTTCAAAGGGTTCAAAAACTCCGGTAAAGTTCGATCCGGTCTGATCGGCGTTATTAATCATACCGTCCTTGACGGCATTTATCCGGCAATCATTCACGGCATCGAGGATGTGCTGCATTCACGGGAATATACAATGGTGCTTTCCAACTCAGCTCATAACACCGACCGGGAAGTTGCATCATTGAAGCGAATGATCGAGATCAGCATAGACGGACTGATCATCGAACCCACCTTCTCCGCACTAATGCAGCCCAGCGACACCACCTCGCTGCTCCTCCAGTCTCTGGATGTACCGGTTATTTTCACCCATTTTTCAGCACCTTTTTTCAGTAATTCCAGTATCGAGGTGGACGAATTTCAGTCGGGCTATTTAAGCGCCCAATATTTGATCCAAAAGGGTCACAAAGACATTGCCATTATCATTAAAACCGACACCCTTTCCCTCTGTCACCGTCTGGAAGGGTTTTTAAAGGCGCTATCCGATCACAATATGCAGGAGCGGCCGGAATTCATCAAAACGTTTGTGGAAAAAGATGAAAAAGAAATTCCCGGCGCCCACTTCAGTGAAGAATTGCTGGCATTGGGGAAAGGCCGGCCTACTGCAATCTTCTATTACAATGATGAAGTTGCGCTCCAGGGGTTCCGGTATCTGAAAAGCCGGAACATATCCATACCCGATGAAATGTCGATTCTCGGCTTTGATAATATTGATGATATAAAGGGATTAACCCCGGGACTCACGACATTTGAACATCCAAAGTACAGTCTGGGCCGCTGGGCTGCGGAAATGCTCTTCGAAGAGCTGGACAGCGAAGCCCCCTCCAGCAGCGTCATGTAA
- a CDS encoding ABC transporter permease, with translation MKSIKLPDRRKLIRFRYLLYMAVPALVWMIVFNYIPMYGIVIAFKNYRIIQSISEAPWVGLYHFRELFAEGDFWRVMKNTLGISFYKLLIGFPLPIIFALFLNEIKSFQFKKTVQTISYLPHFLSWVVLGGIMMNWLSDVGIINEILMKLGLIDEPAFWLAEPDKFWGIVVISDIWKELGWGAIIYIAAISGIDPSLYEAATMDGAGRFQKMRHITLPSIAGTISILLILAISGILNTNFDQILVLRNSLNQSASDVIDVFVYRVGIRNARFSYAQAIALFKSIVALILLWGANTFSRKVNGHSLY, from the coding sequence ATGAAATCGATAAAGCTGCCGGATAGACGGAAACTGATCCGTTTCCGGTATCTCCTATATATGGCGGTACCCGCACTGGTATGGATGATTGTGTTTAATTACATCCCCATGTACGGAATCGTCATAGCGTTTAAAAATTACCGGATCATTCAGAGTATCTCCGAGGCGCCCTGGGTCGGGCTGTACCATTTCAGGGAGCTCTTTGCAGAGGGTGATTTCTGGCGGGTTATGAAAAACACCCTGGGAATCAGTTTCTACAAGCTTCTGATCGGTTTTCCCCTGCCGATTATTTTTGCGCTGTTTCTTAATGAGATTAAGAGTTTTCAATTCAAGAAGACCGTACAGACGATTTCCTATCTTCCCCACTTCCTTTCATGGGTTGTTCTTGGGGGAATAATGATGAACTGGCTTTCTGATGTGGGGATCATCAATGAAATACTCATGAAACTGGGCCTGATTGATGAACCGGCATTCTGGCTGGCCGAACCGGATAAATTCTGGGGCATAGTGGTTATTTCGGACATCTGGAAGGAACTGGGGTGGGGAGCAATTATTTATATCGCGGCGATATCCGGTATTGACCCCAGTCTTTACGAGGCTGCCACCATGGACGGCGCAGGGCGCTTTCAGAAAATGCGGCACATAACCCTTCCAAGCATTGCGGGAACCATTTCCATTCTCCTCATACTGGCCATCAGCGGAATTCTCAACACGAACTTTGACCAGATACTGGTATTGAGAAACTCCCTGAATCAAAGCGCCAGTGATGTAATCGATGTATTTGTCTACCGGGTGGGGATCAGGAATGCCCGGTTCTCCTATGCCCAGGCAATCGCACTTTTCAAATCCATTGTAGCTCTCATTCTTCTCTGGGGAGCAAACACCTTCTCCAGGAAGGTGAACGGACACTCTCTATATTAG
- a CDS encoding carbohydrate binding domain-containing protein, which produces MNRLHKPDAPRRYRRGIGTGGMAAIAAAGLIILLSAWTSCTNLQTAGTDTDMAELQDQWHLVWEEDFSGDSLDAQVWNYVIGAGGYGNNELQYYSDREKNVRVEKGRLIIQAHDEPFQGSPYTSAKITTQDKADWLYGRFEFRAKLPEGQGIWPAIWMMPTDYELYGQWPSSGEIDIVELVGHEPDTVHGTLHYGLPHTYTGSSYPLPEGKFSDDFHTFALEWEPGIFRWYVDGNLYRTQSEWFSRKEGQPADYTWPAPFDRSFYLQLNLAVGGNWPGYPDETTRFPQQMEVDYIRVYEKPDGYPAARAPDSEGEEEKAPEGRAPTADGNLVYNGSFSDELDYWEFGNFEGGSGSALWDDGEVHIQISRPGNQIWANQLIQQQMNLQKGANYRVSFKARAAEERDIMVKMGGLAPRGWAAYSGERYISIDTEMKEYSFEFTMSEESDVLARYEFNMGLSDADVWIDDARLENLDGAAGDAAQSADAAAGESGNTEALIKPMLPGNELIYNGGFELGTKRTEFWELETDGDSEAELRVNPQVGERALRIFIAWSGDDEESVVLRQKGLDIRPSSSYILSFDARSSKERPVVTGIGSAGDAFSYSGRNEITLTEEWKTFSNPFSTSGQAGGAGIFSLYALPTGVITRDVYLDNVSLEFIPPPVEVGSGITRIEAEDFFGKSPAPRTQPSSEGGLNVGWLEDGDWLSYNLDVQDAGEYLIRYRVATDLTSGSIRPALNGSGMEMLQLEYSGGWQEWTTIEGTLSLDSGEQELRVYASGLNLNWIELEKR; this is translated from the coding sequence ATGAACAGATTGCACAAACCTGACGCACCCCGGCGCTATCGCCGGGGTATTGGTACCGGCGGAATGGCTGCAATAGCGGCTGCAGGATTAATCATCCTGCTTTCTGCCTGGACCTCATGCACCAACCTGCAGACGGCGGGGACCGATACTGATATGGCAGAACTGCAAGATCAATGGCATCTGGTCTGGGAAGAGGATTTTTCCGGTGACAGCCTGGATGCTCAGGTGTGGAACTATGTGATCGGCGCAGGGGGATACGGCAATAATGAGCTGCAGTATTACAGCGACCGGGAAAAAAACGTACGGGTTGAAAAGGGCCGTTTGATTATTCAGGCCCATGATGAACCTTTTCAGGGTAGCCCCTATACATCCGCAAAGATCACCACACAGGACAAGGCGGACTGGCTGTACGGACGCTTTGAATTCCGCGCCAAACTGCCTGAAGGTCAGGGCATATGGCCTGCAATCTGGATGATGCCCACGGATTATGAGCTCTACGGTCAATGGCCCAGCTCAGGTGAAATTGATATTGTGGAACTGGTGGGGCATGAACCTGATACCGTACACGGTACCCTCCATTACGGGCTGCCCCACACCTACACAGGCAGTTCATACCCTCTCCCGGAAGGAAAATTCTCCGATGATTTTCATACCTTCGCCCTGGAATGGGAGCCGGGAATCTTCCGCTGGTATGTGGACGGGAACCTGTATCGGACACAAAGCGAATGGTTCTCCCGGAAAGAGGGGCAGCCTGCGGATTACACCTGGCCTGCACCCTTTGACCGTTCATTCTATCTGCAGCTGAACCTGGCAGTGGGAGGTAACTGGCCGGGATATCCTGATGAAACCACCCGGTTCCCCCAACAGATGGAAGTTGATTACATCAGAGTATATGAGAAACCCGACGGATATCCTGCCGCCCGGGCACCTGATAGCGAAGGCGAGGAAGAGAAAGCACCGGAGGGCAGAGCACCCACAGCCGATGGGAACCTGGTGTACAACGGCAGCTTCTCGGATGAGCTGGATTACTGGGAGTTCGGCAACTTTGAGGGCGGCTCGGGGTCTGCGCTGTGGGATGACGGAGAAGTTCATATTCAAATATCCCGGCCGGGAAACCAGATCTGGGCCAACCAGCTGATTCAGCAGCAGATGAACCTGCAGAAGGGCGCAAACTACCGGGTGAGCTTCAAAGCCCGTGCAGCTGAGGAACGGGATATCATGGTCAAAATGGGCGGTCTCGCACCCCGGGGCTGGGCTGCATATTCCGGTGAACGGTACATCAGCATCGATACCGAAATGAAGGAATACAGCTTTGAATTCACCATGTCCGAGGAAAGCGATGTTCTGGCCAGATACGAGTTCAACATGGGCCTTTCGGATGCCGATGTCTGGATAGATGATGCCCGTCTTGAAAACCTGGACGGGGCGGCGGGAGACGCCGCCCAGAGCGCAGATGCAGCCGCCGGAGAATCCGGAAACACTGAAGCCCTGATCAAGCCCATGCTTCCCGGCAATGAACTGATCTATAACGGCGGATTTGAGCTTGGAACGAAACGAACGGAGTTCTGGGAGCTGGAAACCGACGGGGATTCTGAAGCGGAACTGCGGGTAAACCCCCAGGTAGGTGAACGGGCTCTCCGCATATTCATTGCCTGGAGCGGTGATGACGAGGAATCGGTGGTGCTGCGTCAGAAGGGTCTGGATATCCGCCCCTCTTCCAGCTACATTCTCAGTTTTGATGCACGTTCCAGCAAGGAACGCCCCGTTGTCACGGGCATCGGTTCGGCAGGGGATGCATTTTCCTATTCCGGCAGAAATGAGATTACCCTCACAGAAGAATGGAAGACCTTCAGCAATCCCTTCTCCACTTCCGGCCAGGCCGGCGGTGCGGGAATATTCAGTCTCTATGCATTGCCCACCGGGGTAATTACCAGGGATGTGTATCTTGATAATGTATCCCTGGAATTCATTCCTCCTCCGGTTGAGGTCGGATCGGGCATAACCCGGATAGAGGCGGAGGATTTCTTCGGTAAGTCCCCGGCTCCCCGCACACAGCCCAGCTCTGAAGGCGGGCTTAATGTGGGCTGGCTGGAAGACGGTGACTGGCTCTCCTACAATCTGGACGTACAGGATGCGGGAGAATACCTGATACGCTACCGGGTTGCAACAGATCTCACCAGCGGCAGCATCCGGCCGGCGCTCAACGGCAGCGGGATGGAGATGCTCCAGCTGGAGTACAGCGGAGGGTGGCAGGAATGGACCACCATTGAAGGTACACTCTCTCTGGATTCAGGAGAACAGGAACTGCGGGTCTATGCATCCGGTCTGAATCTCAATTGGATTGAGCTGGAGAAAAGGTAA
- a CDS encoding extracellular solute-binding protein, with protein MKRIMLFTLLLLSSIVFVFAEGGAEETAPEDLAGTTISILSFSTEFNDQGIIADFEERTGINVEMEVVPTENYEAKLRPLLATGTEVPDIFLGEAAFVRQFVEAGYWDTLSEAPYNADTSNMYDYAVEMGSTEEGDVVALTWQTTPGGWFYRRSIAQDVFGVESPEEVAELFSDWDTVLETAETLKENGYAMFPGIGETLFRIFYANRDEAWVNDNNEFVIDDQIKEYFRVTKTVRDMGYDAKLADWSGPWFEEMNTAPGDANVFVYGFPTWGLQFVISGQENSSGDWAVTAGPGPFFWGGTWLGIYEDAPATNKAAAWEFIKMLTQDEEYMTMYAKRSEDFLSNKEVMEEVVPTMSSPVLDGQNHFDFFAEAAEEIDGSTIKGYDYQINQILSQVMNEYLEGGLGYEDALQELTKRVLEAYPRLTAAE; from the coding sequence ATGAAAAGAATCATGCTTTTCACTCTGCTGCTTCTGAGCAGCATTGTGTTTGTATTTGCCGAGGGTGGTGCTGAAGAAACCGCTCCCGAAGATCTGGCGGGAACCACAATTTCCATTCTGTCATTTTCCACCGAGTTTAACGATCAGGGGATAATCGCTGATTTCGAAGAGCGCACCGGAATCAACGTGGAGATGGAAGTAGTTCCCACAGAAAACTACGAAGCAAAGCTTCGTCCTCTTCTGGCTACCGGTACCGAAGTACCCGATATTTTCCTGGGTGAGGCTGCATTCGTACGGCAGTTCGTGGAAGCCGGTTACTGGGACACTCTCTCAGAAGCTCCCTACAACGCAGATACTTCGAACATGTACGATTATGCCGTTGAAATGGGTTCCACCGAAGAAGGCGATGTTGTAGCTCTCACATGGCAGACCACTCCAGGCGGCTGGTTCTACCGAAGAAGCATCGCCCAGGATGTTTTCGGAGTGGAATCTCCCGAAGAAGTGGCAGAACTCTTTTCTGACTGGGACACTGTTCTCGAAACAGCAGAAACGCTTAAAGAAAACGGATACGCCATGTTCCCCGGAATCGGTGAAACACTGTTCCGCATTTTCTATGCGAACCGTGACGAAGCCTGGGTGAACGATAACAACGAATTTGTAATTGACGATCAGATCAAGGAATACTTCCGTGTAACCAAGACTGTTCGTGATATGGGCTATGATGCCAAGTTGGCAGACTGGTCCGGTCCCTGGTTTGAAGAGATGAACACAGCCCCCGGCGATGCCAACGTATTCGTGTACGGTTTTCCCACATGGGGACTTCAGTTCGTTATTTCCGGACAGGAAAACTCCAGCGGCGACTGGGCGGTTACTGCCGGTCCCGGCCCATTCTTCTGGGGAGGAACATGGTTGGGTATTTATGAGGATGCTCCGGCGACCAACAAAGCTGCAGCCTGGGAATTCATCAAAATGCTTACCCAGGATGAAGAGTATATGACCATGTACGCCAAGCGTTCCGAGGATTTCCTTTCCAACAAGGAAGTTATGGAAGAGGTGGTTCCCACCATGTCCAGTCCTGTGCTTGATGGTCAGAACCACTTTGATTTCTTCGCAGAAGCTGCGGAAGAGATCGACGGAAGCACCATCAAAGGCTATGACTACCAGATCAACCAGATTCTCAGCCAGGTGATGAACGAATACCTGGAGGGCGGACTGGGCTATGAAGATGCCCTGCAGGAACTCACAAAACGTGTTCTTGAGGCCTACCCCCGTCTCACGGCAGCAGAGTAA
- a CDS encoding carbohydrate ABC transporter permease: MRTKDLYLSNIQKQKQSEIVSKVLIYIFLIVLVILCIVPFYLMIVNATRSNAEINRGPTFIPGSHLVENWKTLTLGRLDPETGLRAGGLNIMRGFMNSLYVAMTGTILAGYFSALTAYGFTMYNFRGKKILFAVLLSVIMLPPVITLIGIFKLMVGLGLYNSHWALILPAIASPYTVFFLRGYIGSAFNKSLLEAARMDGASELGIFHRIAMPLIFPGIATMSIFGFLAQWNNYLMPLILLNKQSKYTLPLVIQQLNTTTYNRDLGALYTGVAVSVVPIIIAFAFFSRYLIAGISFGAVKE, from the coding sequence ATGAGAACAAAAGATTTATACCTCAGTAATATTCAAAAGCAAAAGCAGAGCGAAATAGTATCCAAGGTTCTGATCTATATTTTTCTGATTGTACTGGTGATTCTCTGTATCGTTCCGTTTTATCTGATGATTGTGAATGCAACTCGGTCGAATGCGGAAATCAACCGCGGTCCCACCTTCATTCCCGGTTCCCATCTGGTGGAAAACTGGAAGACCCTCACGCTCGGCCGTCTGGATCCTGAAACCGGCTTACGAGCCGGGGGCTTGAATATTATGCGGGGGTTTATGAACTCCCTGTATGTGGCCATGACCGGTACCATTCTTGCAGGCTATTTCTCGGCACTCACTGCATACGGATTTACCATGTATAATTTCAGGGGTAAAAAAATTCTGTTTGCGGTGCTTCTGTCGGTTATCATGCTGCCGCCGGTTATTACGCTGATCGGTATTTTCAAGCTGATGGTGGGGCTGGGGCTGTACAACAGTCACTGGGCGTTGATTTTGCCGGCCATCGCCAGTCCGTACACGGTGTTTTTCCTGCGGGGATATATCGGATCTGCGTTCAACAAGAGTCTGCTTGAAGCGGCACGGATGGACGGTGCTTCCGAACTGGGAATTTTCCACCGCATCGCAATGCCTCTCATATTTCCGGGGATTGCCACCATGTCTATCTTCGGTTTTCTTGCACAGTGGAATAATTACCTGATGCCCCTGATTCTGCTGAACAAACAGTCGAAATACACGCTGCCCCTGGTGATTCAGCAGCTCAATACAACCACCTACAACAGGGACCTTGGTGCTCTGTATACCGGTGTGGCGGTAAGTGTCGTGCCCATCATTATTGCCTTTGCCTTCTTCTCACGTTACCTCATAGCCGGTATAAGCTTCGGAGCCGTGAAGGAATAA
- the radC gene encoding RadC family protein gives MKNQSIEYAGEIAGPPREKAQALGIGSLSDAELVALLIGWGAKGSGVLDVAMQACVVLDSGGGQAPGNTEALTKIRGLGRVKSMQIAAALELGRRRYKPGLRRIQSPEDAWNCVRHYGDRLQEHFFVLCLNGAHELTCYEMISKGLLNRSLVHPREVFAPAISGRNAAIVVAHNHPSGNLTPSSEDMEVTRRLQEAGDILGISLLDHIIFSATEYISLREQGEI, from the coding sequence ATGAAAAACCAATCAATCGAATACGCCGGCGAAATTGCCGGACCGCCCAGGGAAAAAGCACAGGCTCTGGGAATCGGCAGTCTGAGCGATGCAGAGCTGGTTGCCCTGCTCATCGGCTGGGGAGCGAAAGGAAGCGGTGTTCTGGATGTGGCCATGCAGGCATGTGTGGTTTTGGACTCCGGCGGGGGGCAGGCACCTGGAAACACTGAGGCGCTGACGAAGATACGGGGTCTGGGACGGGTCAAAAGCATGCAGATAGCAGCGGCGCTGGAGCTGGGCAGGAGGCGCTATAAGCCCGGTCTGCGGAGAATCCAGAGTCCGGAGGATGCATGGAACTGCGTTAGGCATTACGGAGACCGTCTTCAGGAACACTTCTTCGTACTCTGCCTGAACGGAGCCCACGAGCTCACATGTTACGAGATGATCAGCAAAGGACTGCTCAACCGGTCGCTGGTGCATCCCCGGGAAGTGTTTGCACCGGCCATTTCCGGAAGAAATGCCGCCATCGTGGTAGCCCACAATCACCCCTCGGGAAATCTCACCCCAAGCAGCGAAGACATGGAAGTTACCAGAAGACTCCAGGAAGCCGGAGACATCCTGGGCATCAGTCTCCTGGATCATATTATCTTCTCCGCCACCGAATATATCAGCCTGCGGGAGCAAGGGGAAATATGA
- a CDS encoding extracellular solute-binding protein, with translation MNRIVNIILVFALVMGMPLFAEGQAEDGGSAGGSNVELSADQPGWKVDTSPITFDWYIHFSWFPSQWGEGDAVSRYVTEKTGVDINFIVPAGNEAEKLNTLIAGDQLPDFITLGWWEGQVNDMIDGDLVYALDELAEQYDPYFFEVAVDERLGWYTRDDGHVYGYPNASFSPSDYDKYDLPSNQTFLVRKDMYEALGEPEMRTPEGYLDALRRAKEMFPETSGQPLIPFGMHEFGDSGNYSLEAYLQNFLAIPYEENGQLIDRFAHPEYKRWLLTLRQAREEGLITTDVFVDKRAQMEEKIAQGRYFSMLYQRTDFAGQQQILFENDPDSIYIAVDGPANSDMDDPRLAGQGVAGWTITLISKNVEDPARAIRFMSYMLSEEGQKDFYLGVEGVTWENRDGKDQLTPEALEMLQTDRGQFDKVHGAVTTYWMLMDNAMFAQWEPEPVSPGKELVEWTLPYTVSYAAYDNIAPPAGTELGIISSKIVELRGKMLPALLNAESEAEFEEIWDSWIERKEELGLEELMEYQQTKVDVNKTKLGLN, from the coding sequence ATGAACAGAATAGTGAATATTATTCTGGTGTTTGCCCTGGTGATGGGCATGCCGCTCTTCGCCGAAGGTCAAGCGGAAGATGGCGGTTCTGCGGGCGGATCAAATGTTGAGCTGAGTGCCGATCAGCCCGGTTGGAAGGTGGATACCAGCCCCATCACATTTGACTGGTATATTCATTTTTCGTGGTTTCCGTCCCAATGGGGTGAAGGAGATGCGGTTTCCCGGTATGTTACCGAGAAAACCGGTGTGGACATCAATTTCATCGTACCCGCAGGCAACGAAGCAGAGAAGCTGAATACCCTTATAGCCGGAGATCAGCTTCCCGACTTCATCACCCTGGGATGGTGGGAAGGACAGGTCAACGATATGATAGACGGGGATCTGGTGTATGCTCTGGATGAACTGGCCGAGCAATACGATCCCTACTTCTTTGAGGTTGCCGTTGATGAACGTCTTGGATGGTATACCCGTGATGACGGTCACGTGTATGGATATCCCAACGCATCCTTCTCACCCTCCGACTATGATAAGTATGATCTGCCCTCGAATCAAACATTTCTGGTTCGAAAGGACATGTATGAAGCCCTGGGCGAACCGGAAATGCGCACCCCTGAAGGTTACCTGGATGCTCTGCGGCGGGCCAAAGAGATGTTCCCCGAGACCAGCGGACAACCCCTCATCCCCTTCGGAATGCATGAGTTCGGCGACTCGGGAAACTACAGCCTGGAAGCATATCTGCAGAACTTCCTGGCCATCCCGTATGAAGAGAACGGTCAGCTGATCGACCGCTTCGCACATCCCGAATACAAACGCTGGCTTCTTACCCTCCGCCAGGCCCGGGAAGAAGGTCTAATTACCACCGATGTGTTTGTTGATAAACGGGCTCAGATGGAAGAAAAGATCGCACAGGGGCGTTACTTTTCCATGCTGTATCAGCGGACCGACTTTGCAGGTCAGCAGCAGATTCTCTTCGAGAATGATCCCGACTCCATCTACATTGCAGTGGACGGTCCGGCCAATTCGGACATGGATGATCCCAGGCTCGCAGGGCAGGGTGTTGCCGGCTGGACCATCACTCTTATATCCAAGAACGTGGAAGATCCTGCACGGGCCATCCGTTTCATGAGCTATATGCTCAGTGAGGAAGGACAGAAGGATTTCTACCTGGGGGTTGAAGGTGTAACATGGGAAAACCGTGACGGCAAGGATCAGCTCACTCCAGAAGCCCTGGAAATGCTTCAGACAGACCGGGGACAATTCGATAAAGTCCATGGTGCAGTTACCACGTACTGGATGCTTATGGACAACGCCATGTTTGCCCAGTGGGAACCCGAACCGGTGAGTCCCGGAAAGGAACTGGTGGAATGGACGCTTCCCTATACCGTCAGCTATGCGGCGTATGACAATATTGCGCCCCCTGCAGGTACCGAGCTTGGTATTATCAGCAGTAAAATTGTAGAGCTCAGGGGAAAAATGCTTCCTGCATTGCTGAACGCTGAAAGCGAAGCCGAATTCGAAGAGATCTGGGACAGCTGGATTGAGCGAAAAGAAGAACTGGGTCTGGAAGAGCTGATGGAATATCAGCAGACCAAGGTGGATGTAAACAAGACCAAACTGGGGCTGAATTAA